The genomic interval TGCTGCTTCTTTAGCTTCAAGCCTAGCAATTGACTTCTCACAGGCACGTTTCGCAGCAGTTATTATGTCTTCTCCTTCAACGGCCACGGAATGGAGCTGCTGCTTGAACTTTATGGTGATAGGAAAATAAAACACTAATATTAGCAAAATGTGGATTGAGTGATGAACAAGAGAATGTGGATCAAAGTGAGGGCAGCGACCTTCTTCGATTTCTCGTTGATTTCTTTCCCTGGAAGAATGTTAGGTCTCTTTGTGGGGCGTTTAAGCTCATCTAAAGGCATCGTGCACATAACAATCAGAGAAATTCATTTGGAATCCGTAATATCAaagaaatgaataaaattgaatcttGTCAGATATATACGCTTGTATACTTGATGTTCTGATTAGAACAGAGCAAATATAACATTCACAAAGGTCACTAAATTTCCCTACTCAAAATGTGGCAACCTTTTCGATGGAGCAGTTGCATAAGGTGTATACCTGTCTCTTTCAAATGCAtgctttttttatttatcagtTGTTCCACATTACATGATAGCTCGTCATCAATTtctttcctttaaaaaaaaaagatattttgttCGGATGCAAAAAGGCCGGTATGCTATCTACTCAAAGAATAAAGAGTGATTACAAAATGGACGACAATTGgcaaaagaaaaagcaaaaataTAAGGTTTAAACTGGAAACACCCTCTTTGGAAGAccacaaagaaaattaaagaaccAAAAAGTAAGACCTCGAATCAATTTGGGCTTTAAGATTTCCTGACAGACAAAATAAAGCAACCATCACTAAACTGTAACACCCAGAAATCGAGAAAGAATTGTCCGCATCTAAAGACCACAAATCTCAACAATAGCAGAGAATTTGGCAGAAAATAAAGGAGAAGACACTAGTGTTATTACAGCATTAGACTGTGTTTCAGATGACTCGTTGGCTTCACTTTGAAATAGATGCAATTTCTTAACACAATTTTCATCCCCCTTCAGAACAAAAAGCTATATCGTCAAAATTTCCATGACCATTAATAAAGATTTGTCCCTATTGTGAGGTTTCCAACCTcctcatattcaaataaataattttttttcttgacaGAACCCAAATACAACGAAAGATAAATGGTAACCAAATACAAGATAAACTAAGAGTTTGAAGTACTTAGACCCTCCCTATCTTGAGATCTCTCTCAAGTCCTAAATAGCTCACCAAAATATTGTTTATCCTCCTTCCCCTTCCCTCTATTTATAACTAAATTCTTTTAAGGTATCTCACGCACCGATCGTTATTGATCAAGAACAACCTTGCCCTAAGGCAATTGATTTCCCAACCTATTTTAAAAGGTTGAgatctctctctcttctctcttgaGAAATTACTACAAAGAAAAGCTACCCTCTCTCATCACTCCCATCATAGATATTCCCTCTCCCCACAACCATGTAACTAATAGTGGTCCCCTCCTCCATGGCTTCATGTAGCACTCCCTTCCCCTGATTCGTTGGTCTCCTTCTAAATGTCTTTCTTACCCCTTCTATGATACTGGAATATGATTAGGGGTCTAACATTACCCTCTTTCTAAAttcaccttgtcctcaaggtgatAGGGAATTGCTACTTGAAATCATTATGTTCTCCCAAGTGGCCTTATGTTTGGGCAATCCCTTCCTACTAATGAGGACTTCCCAAGCACCTATGGAAGAACTATTGCAATATCCATACACCTCTATTGGTTTCATTATCCATTCAAACAAATCCGACATATTAGGAGCATCTGATTGCACCTTGTGATGTTGTCCCAAGACATGTTTGAGTTGGGGAACATGGAAGACAGGGTGAATGGATGTACCTTCGGGCAGTTGTGATGTTGTCGCTTACATTAGTTCATATTCGTTTAAGCTTTAAGACATCCAGTATCAGGAGTCTTTAAGTATATGCATCAAAATATCACTAAGTCTGTCTTCTAGCTTCTTCAAATTAGAAAATGTAGTTAAAAGTACTTACCCACATGATCAAACACAACCCCCACTGGAGCATTTTTAAACAAACGAATTCCACCTTCACTGGATTTGGAATCTTCATCACAAGGAACAGCATTGGAATGTCCCACCACCTCTAGAGTAGTTTCCAAAATATTATCCAATAGCTTCTGTGCCTGCAAGTGCCAAGGAGTACATCAGTTATTGAAAGAAATGACAATGAAGAAATTATCTTAATGCGGGCAAAAAAAGGGGGAAGGGGAGGAGACAATAAGTAACATCCATATTTATGCCAAAAGCATGCTTTGTGATTAATGGAGTGTCTTGCCAGACATCTCTCCAAGTGGATGAGACATGTATAGCTACGGGCATAAAGTTATATGTAGTGTTGAATGTATTAGCCACTGTATTTAAGTGATTGTGAATGATCAAGATTCAAGAGATATAAAATTATACCACTCGATAAAGATTCAAGAGATATAAAATTATACCACTCGATACGCCATATTCTTAGTTTTGCTACTTCTCCATTGTCACTAAATACTTGCAATAAATCATCAAAAGGAGATGATGTCTAATATGAACAGTCAAATTTGATGTATTAGCTATTTGTTAAGTTATCAAGTTTTTAAGTTTATCATTTGTAATGGGTTGCGGTTTTTCTCTACTTATCTTTACTTATTTGTTCACTCCTTTTGGAGTTTGTACCCTTTGAGCAATAAAAGGTACAAACGACTTCAAATTCACAGTATCAACCAATCTGCGGAAGTTCATTGTCATGAAGTAATAAAATAATGGAATTCCAAATAGCTCACAGCCTTCACATCAAAACAAAAATCATATCGATCACAAATAAATGAACACAATATTCTAGCTTCACTCAAGATTTGATCATGTAAACGACATTATATCCCAATCATTTCCAGTTCCAAGAGCTTCAACTCAAAAGAGCCGCAAATGTAATCCAAAGTAAGTAGAAGAATGAGAAAAACCATGGAGATGCTCGGAAAGGAAAGATGATGCTACCGACCTTGATTTGATATTGCTTAGGCGGCTGAGCACCGAGATTAAGCTCAAAATCATCATCCGAGTTTGAAGTTGTGGTTGTCGAAGTAGCAGGAATACCATTAGTTAAGGACGAGATAAACACGGACGAGACAGCAACAGAATCGATGGCGGCTCTCCATTGGGCGTCGCCGTCTTCCTCTCCGCTGCTGCTGTCGCCACCGTAGTCGTCGCTTCTCCGATCACCCATTCCGTTTCCGGAGCCTGTAAATGTAACAAATATTTGGTTGCCTAAATCGGGCTATCGGGCTTTGCTTCGTAAAAAGAAAACCCATAAaagaagggtttttttttttttttttcatgggaAGGCAATTTTTTGGGGGCCAAATTTGGGCCAAAATTCTAATTTGCTCGAAAAAAAGGTCTTCTTTCTTACCTCATGTGTGAAAGTATCATCTTATCTTCAAACGAAGTCTGACACCAAACAAATTCTTGTTCCTTCCTCTAACTTTTCATTCCTTCCATTTGTTCTTCCcatattatttttagaaatactTAGTAACTCAAGTGAAGATTTGAAATAAAGCTAATATTATCTTGGTTTTATTTTTAAGCTAAAAAAGGTTAGAAAATGTGGGTGGATTTTTTATGAATTAATCTTTGTGATGTCTTGATTAAGATAATGTCAAACTTGGGAAAATTCCTTGGATTGGAAAGTTGGCATTGAGTGCTTACCAACTCTATTCTTATGATCACATTTAGACTTCATGGTTAAAGGTTTGGAAAATGTAcccaaaaagaattaaatttgaaccGAAGAAGAAACATGGTCATTGTTTTGTACTCTCCTCTTATGATCATATAGTTGGATGAATATGAGAATAAATTTTTACTCACATTATCTATTTGTGACGCTTTCACCGcacttcatatttatttataaaaaccTCCACATTCATCACATTGATTATTAAGATGTTTAAATCTCATTCTAGCTCTCaactttgaattttattatattttagacattaactttgaaaatacttaacttaaaaaaaatatgttcatTTTAGTCATTGATGAATGACCTTTATTTATCTATTACCTCATATAACCAAACACATCTTCAGCTTATATCTAGCAATTTATTTGCACTGTTTTCTTGTAACTGAAAGTTTTCACGAAGATTAAATGTAATTTAAGGAGGAAACGGGCCAATTTCGCCTTTaccaaaactcaaaattaagaGACCAAAATGAgtttaaaacctttttaaatTTGTGATGGGACGTAAGGAGAAAAGAAATCTTTACCACACGATCTCAGATACGAGTATCATATGAATATAAAATGGAAAGAGAAGGGTAAAATTAGAAGCCAGCCTACTATCATcattattaattaaaaggtAAAAAACGTATAAATTCTCTCAACAGTAATATTCTGTGCCTATAATATGAACTAGTGAACATTATTGAATAACTGTGGGACACCGAAAGAATCAAACAAAGGCCTTGAATATGGTACATCGAGGGGGAGATTTgagaacaattcaaatcatttcaATGGATTCCAGCCTTGAGGAAGCCTCCACTTCCTATGCCAATATATAGACACTCTTGACCACAAAGGAAAGCCAAAATTGTAGTCAAGGGGTTGATCCACTAGTCCCCCAACCATCAATGGCAACCAAATGTACCTCGAGTCTCTAAGATCGGCAGGGTTCCATCGGTCTGCCATGAAAATAAATAAGCTGGGATATGAAGGTAGGGGAAGAACAAATGTGCTCTGAGAAAAGAATGTAGCCAGTCGAAACATCTTGTTTCCTCCTATACACGGGTTTCCCATTGTCTCCCATGGACCCATTATCGACTCTGCTGCATGTGCCAATGCCTCATTCGGTGCCCATCCCGTGCACCCTGATGTGATCATATAGTAAGTTCCCTGATGTTTGAACAAAGCTGGTGCTTCTCGGTGTTGGCCGATGAGAATCCTTCTCGCTACATTGGTCACGTCGAGATAATCTTTTGAGAGAGGTCCTATATGAAGCTCACTATTGTCTTCAGATGAGTAAATGAGATAGGCTGTACCATCATCATCTTTGAAGATTGTCATGTCCCTACTGTCAAATCCATGGGGTCTTTTGCTGTAGAGATAATCGAATGGCCCGGTTGGGTAATCACTGATGGCAACACCAACAGAAGCTTTCGTATAGTTTACATCATCAATATGCATCCACATTACATATTTTCCCGTCCTTGAATTATAGATTACCTTAGGCCTCTCGAGCACATTGGATTTGTGAAGATCATGGGTCTCATCTGTTTCTTCCGCTGCCAAAACAATGCCTTCATTTTTCCAGGTCCACAAGTCTTTGGAAGAGTAGCAACCGACTCCTATAATGTCAACCTAATCATAAGAATGCCAAAATGTTACAGCATATTTCCAAAGGCTAATTTGTTGCTCATGTAGAGAATAAATTAGTCTagtgaaaaagaagagaagacaACAGAAGTTGATAGTGAAATATTAAAACAGTGAACCTGAATCACATGATGAGCAAAAAGACGGTGGGAAATGTGATAAAGCTAGTAGCACAAGACTAAAGAATATCCGATATGAAAGGAAGTCACAATGAAACAAATAGTTGACTTTAAGAATGTAAGACCCCTAGTCATGGAGACAGTAGGATTATTAGTAGAAAATATTAGTATGATTATTAGAAGCGGGATATTAGTAATTAGATAGTAAGTTTGTTAGGTCTTTTAGTTATAGATAGTGGGTATGGGGTGAGAGGAAGGCTGTGAAGAATTTTGTAGTGATTTCCTTGTTGAAAATTTGGGAGAGAGGAGCCCTTTCACGACCTATTTGAACAAGATCTCTTCTATAGGTTGTACAAATGTGTCCATGATTGTATTTGAACTTGATCAGAATTTATATCCTTCATTAAGAGAAAGTATTATAATTTTTGTGTTCCATTACTCCTATTCATACCTACAAATATAGGCTATCGATGTAAATTATATTAAAGATTTCTTATTCTTTCCACTAGTAAAACAATTTTATAGTTCGAGAAATGGAAACCAAGTCGTTTCATCTTCCTTGAGGTTTCTTCTTATGCCAAGATTTCAATTTTCAGTTGATTAACTCCAGGAGTCTTTGATAGATGATGCTTTTTGGTTAAGTAAAGAATAAGCCTAAAGGGATTTTGCAATTGCCCGGCCAAAGATCTTCTCAAAGTATGTAGAAAAATCAGTTCCCACTGCTGACTTTATTCTAGATATAAGATTTTGGAACttgagattttgagaatataTTTCCAAGGGCCTTTTGATGAGTGCGGAGAGAAACAACTCGGCTCATGCCATAATGGGAAGTACCAAACTTAGCCACAAGTCTCAATAATCATTGTCTAATATTTAAGATATTTTCCCATCATCAACTGTCTTTGACTTCAGCTGAGCACATGCACTTGTTTACAACCACGCTCTTTTAATATACTTTCTCCCACcacttttttataattaaaccaGAAAAGGCGTAACccaatgtatttttttttacaagagaaaacgtttcattgaataaataaatagagaCTGATGCTCAAAGATACAAACTCTGTAAAGGAGAGGATAAAATAAAACACATAAAGATCCACTACACAGAACCAAAAAGAAcagaaaacataaaagaaactTCGACAATGAGAAAACATTGAGCGagcaaaacaaaaagaaactaGTAAAGAGGAAGACCAAAAGACCAAACTCAATACAGAAGGCTGCACTCTGAAAATCGGACCAAAGCCATCTCAAGAATTATCACCAAGCAAGGACCACTGAACCCAAGCCTCAATATCAAAAGAGCAATCAAGCATCAATAAGGAATGTCTGAGGAATTCAATGAAGTAATTTCATGTAACTCGAGACACAAACTTCAATAAGAGAAACAAATTTGCAAGGCATTGTGTAAGGAAACCTCCTAACAAGAACGGTACTAAAAGatataaaaaaactaaaggacaattcaattatagaaatataggaaaatgtatTGAAATATGCTATAAACTCACAAACTAACAAGATAAATCCTAGCCTTTCGAGAGGGCTAGTCTCTCCCAAATTCCCCAATGGAAATTCTCACCAAATTCTTCACCCCCCTCCAACCCCTCTCCttctatttataactaaaatccCTAACAAACTTCATATCTAATTACTCATTTGCCCCTTCTAATACTTATCCTAATATTTACTAATAATCCTACTATTCCCAAGACTAGGAGACTTACACATTGATGAAGGAATAGAAAAATGAGTCTCTTTGTCACTTTCTTGAAATAATAGTACTAAATCGACAAAGAATCTTCTGCACCAGTATCATCAATATTGTTTCCCATAAACTTAATGGTAGATTCCACATAACTCAAGCTAACATAAAAAGTTGCAGCAGAATTATCAACATAATGAGAGAGAAGAAGCAGAACGATCCTTTGAAGAATGAAATACTTCTTTAGTGAAAATACCATCAAAATGTACTCCAAAAAGTACTTCTCCACTGTAAACCTAAGAGATGCTTCTCGCTATTATGAAAGATGGAGCCAAATAACTCGGAACTTTTTCCTCGATACAATTTGAGTTCAGAGAATTATCCCTCATTGATTGGAGGAACCAAAAGAGTGATGTACTTTTCTTCGAGTATTGTATTGGAGATTAATTGCAATAAAAAAATCTTTCACCTCTTCAATGCTTAGGGGATTAGAAGACTCAAGCGTACTACAGGAGTCACCATATGGTGGTCTCATTAATAGGCTCAATAGGCATCCCTGATATATCCTTTGAACTTTGAAGCATGCAAAAACACTAGTAAATGAATCATCA from Benincasa hispida cultivar B227 chromosome 10, ASM972705v1, whole genome shotgun sequence carries:
- the LOC120087760 gene encoding uncharacterized protein LOC120087760, giving the protein MGDRRSDDYGGDSSSGEEDGDAQWRAAIDSVAVSSVFISSLTNGIPATSTTTTSNSDDDFELNLGAQPPKQYQIKAQKLLDNILETTLEVVGHSNAVPCDEDSKSSEGGIRLFKNAPVGVVFDHVDELKRPTKRPNILPGKEINEKSKKFKQQLHSVAVEGEDIITAAKRACEKSIARLEAKEAAMKAAAKREEARVAELKKVRGEKWLPSIAREMKFQFQH
- the LOC120088188 gene encoding uncharacterized protein LOC120088188 yields the protein MKMRNRYRKSTTLRCHTGSRCLISVVIGSLMGCILLLNLYSANSRKDEIGQGIQLRTSHHLHFRELEEVEEENIQIPPPRKRSPRASKRRPKRTPTLIDEFLDEDSQLRHKFFPDHKTSVDPMMTGNDSMFYYPGRVWLDTEGNPIQAHGGGVLLDERSETYYWYGEYKDGPTYHAHKKGAARVDIIGVGCYSSKDLWTWKNEGIVLAAEETDETHDLHKSNVLERPKVIYNSRTGKYVMWMHIDDVNYTKASVGVAISDYPTGPFDYLYSKRPHGFDSRDMTIFKDDDGTAYLIYSSEDNSELHIGPLSKDYLDVTNVARRILIGQHREAPALFKHQGTYYMITSGCTGWAPNEALAHAAESIMGPWETMGNPCIGGNKMFRLATFFSQSTFVLPLPSYPSLFIFMADRWNPADLRDSRYIWLPLMVGGLVDQPLDYNFGFPLWSRVSIYWHRKWRLPQGWNPLK